One Asterias rubens chromosome 8, eAstRub1.3, whole genome shotgun sequence genomic window, CCAGTATGATGGTCGGAGGTGCCATTCCCATTGCTGGTGTGGTACGTGCCTTCCGCACCATTGTTAAGCCTTGACCCGTAGATGCTGCGCGGCCGTGGGATGTACGTGTGCGCCATGTTAAAATCCGACAGTTTTATATGAGGCTCTTCTTGGATATCAAAGGACTGGGCGTGCCTGCTGCATGATTTCCTGATCCGGTGGTGAACGAGAAGTATCAACGACAGCAGGATAACGATACCCATAGCTGATCCAATCACAATGTAGATTAAGAGCTGCTCCTCTTCAAAGGTTAACCCATTCCTTCCGGTCCTTGGCGGTTTTGTGGTCTGATTTGGGACGTTGATCACAGCGGCACTGTTCACAGTGAAGTTCTGGTTGTCAAACTGGAACCCATACTCATTGTCGTCCACCATATGGGTCAGTTTGTCTCCTAGGGTCTCCTCTGAAGTTTCTTCCACTGTGAAGTCAACCACGACCGAGCCACAGCGAATCTTCTGAACGCTTATTCGGCCGACGTCTATCTCCAGGAGGGCGGCGATGAACTTGTTGAACGCCAATCCGAAGAGAAGctcttgacctttgacatggCTGCACTCCCCGTCGAGGATCATTATAAGCTTGACGGGGAAGAAAAGAGTGGGGCTGGTTGTAACGCTTCCTGTGGTTCCATCTGCTGCGGAGTTAGCTTGAGTTGGAGTGGTACCCAGTGTTGGTACAGCAGAGGATACTGGCAGGGTGAATGAGCTGCTTGGTGTTGGTGCTGGGGTGCTCATAAACGACTGAGACTCCATGGGTCTTGAAGTCATGCCTGGTGTGGCTGATGAACCTGGCACCGCAATACTAGAGGGTGTCGCATATATCGTTGCCGTCTCATAAACAGTTGACGTCACAAGGTCGTATACTACTGAGACACCAGCCGGAATCGAATGTGTAGGCCATGGCATTGACGTCAGTGAAAAAATCTCAGTTCTGTTTAAGATAGGAGTTGGGAATGGGGGTGGAATGGGAGGGGGAGGGAATGGCGCAGACGTGGATAGTGATGAATTCATCATTTGAGTTGGTTGGAGATCCACTCCCCCCGATGATACCCCTGTTATTAGTCTTGCTGAGTGAGTAGGCGATGGGGTAGGGGTGTGGAGTACTGTTGCTAAGTGTGACAGCGTGGTCATTGAAGGAGTTGGTGTGGGGTACGGTGTGGGGTACAGCGTGGGAATTTGGGACGGATGCTGAGTTGTCCTTGATGAAGGCAAGATGGTTGGTTGATGAAGGATCTGAGTTGACATACTGGCAAGAAGTGAAGACCCTGATGTGTCTGTATGGATGTCAAGTGATTGAACGTTAAACAAATGTATGGTGTTTGGATACTATAACGGATCAGAACTCTGTTTTAGCGGTTAAGACATCTGCTATATAATGCTgatgcctgtggatttgttcTGTTGTCAACATGACTTTACTTAAACAAGCTTATGCACAGTGCTTTAGTATACATCTGAGTAGGGATAAAGAAGAAACTTGGCTGCTGAGTTACCGAACACTTCGAACATTAATAACTCTGTTCACTGGGCCATATATTCCATTCcgtaaaccatctcagctccctggggagtaaacagcctgtgctgccaagtatgaggcacactaagctaaatcagACACAATAACCATCTTTACCCAGTTATCCATTAGTGAAGCAAATTAATGTTTAGTGACTAGCccatggacacaagtgtcacaaccgggatgtGAACCCACACTCAAATGACTAAACCACCTGAACCCGAGTCTGATGcgctaaaccgctcggccacaacacgccacaTAATAAAGGATCCTAGCTAATcccttaagcaaattgtttaatGATTGTTCACTTTGCAAAtgtggggtgtcatggctgagtggtctagggCAGTGGACGCAAGTTCTATAATTTAcagagtgtggttttgaatcATGGCCTatcataaatgcttctctccatCCAGGAGTGTACAAATGGTTACTGGAGAGAACCGGTGAGTAACCTGCAACAGACTGGCATCCTTCCTGTCCAAATGAGAATTACTCTCAGTCGTTTTTAAATGGCAAGGAAACTGGCTACAAACGCCTGCCTAATGAGCCTCATTGGCTCGGGACagactttgcttagcaaatgtgcACTCACCATTGATTGCAATGCATACATTAATGCATGCAACACTCCATATTACAGCAAGGTGAAGTACTGTTGACTCCATGACTATTGAGCAACCGCAAACTCATTAAAAACGAAAAGCTCCCGAGAGGCTGTGTGACATCTGATGACTACCCAAGGCTGGGTTCTGCTCATCTCAATTATACCActgtgcaaaataaaaaacaatatcatAAAAGAAAGGCTGTGAATTGCAAGACAAAAACTCTACTAGACTACAAGGCACAATTTCAttaagcatgtaagcacaaaaacttgctttttTTAGCACCAaacatatttgcttagcaagttaccagccaaaacactgTATGATATACACCGTCGCTGTGACTGTCACCCCGCTCATCAATTCAAGGAGATTTTatacaatcagggagatattttgTTAGATTCAAAATAACacaggaaaagtttccataatcagagaaattttcaaacttgttcatcaGCAAAAGGAAAGatcaaaatgtttaaaggcagtggacactacgtgtaattactaaaaataattattagcataaaacctttcttggtgacgagtaatggggagaggttgatggtataaaacattgtgagaaacggcttcttctgaagtgccatagtttttgagaaagaagtaattttcaacgaatttgatttcgagacctcagatttagaacttgaggtctcgaaatcaaccatctaaacacacacaacttcgtgtgacaagggtgttttttctttcattattatctcgcaagttcgatgaccgattgagctcaaattttcacaggtttgttattttatgcatatgttgagatacaccaactgtaaaggctagtctttgacaattaccaatagtgtccactgtctataaACATTGATTAATCTCAGTGGCCTCAAAGTTATTTCATGTAGGTcttttatattataaaaaaacacacacactgaGTTTTCTTATTGACAGGATATTACTCAGATGTTTCTGTAAACACAGGAACAAGAAAAccacattttgtaaaaacaatgaGCTGGGACAAACCACCTGCGCTCACCATGTTCAATGTACAATCATGTATGCCAAGAATTTCCAGTAAAAGCTGTCTCTGCAGGGAACTAATCCATACAATTGCACCAACAATTTAATTGAAGGGCTGGGTTTGTCCTTGAAAAAATATTCCATCTGAACAACTTGTATCTGAAAGCCTACTCGTTATAAAAAAACGTAATGTAAAATAAGTAAGACACTACTTTAAAGCAATGACATTTTACATTTGTGAAGAAGATACAGAGAGCAGTTTCCCACGATgttttataggcctactcaGATGTTTCTGTTAACACAGTACAAGAAAAccacattttgtaaaaacaatgaGCTGGGACAAACCACCTGCGCTCACCAtgttcaacagctctccaatgctcgttaagACCCTTTGCCaatttttaaattcaaaacattagtttttaaaaagaggaaGTTTGCATTCATTAAAATGATGTAGTGCTCACATGCAAACTCAAGAGAGATGTAACTAAAACTGGCCGGATGAAATTACACTGAAAAGGTTTCTAGTATTTGTTCCTTCCCTCCAACCCCACCCttaacaaataacttgcagTATATAaacctaaaggcagtggacactatcagtaattactcaaaataattattagcataaaaccttacttggtaacgagtaatgaggaggttgatagtataagacattgtgagaaatggctccctctgaagtaattttcgagaaagaagtaattttccacgaacttgatttcgatgcccacagatttagaatttgaggtctcgaaatcaagcatctgaaagcacacagcttcgtgtgaccaaggtgcgacaagggtgttttttcctttcatcaaTATCACGCAACTTctaagaccgattgagctcaaattttcacaggtttgttattttatgcatatgttgagatacaccaactgtgaagactagtctttgacaattaccaatactgtccagtgtctttaaaaaatactttGCCAATGTTTACTTTATATGCTTCTTATGTAAGCTCTGTGAAGCTCAGGTAATCCACTATCAATTCAAAAcattgctttttaaaaagaggAAGCTTGCATTCATTAAAATTAAGTAGTTGTCACGAGCCAACTCACGAGAGATGTAACTGAAACTGGCCCGATGAAATTACGATGAAAAGGTTTCTAGTATTTGTTCGTTCCCTCCAGCCCCACCCCttaacaaataacttgcagTATTTTAACTTAATAAGCATTTCAATGCAGAGATTTACTCTACAGTAATAGCAGTTTCGTTGACACCTTTTCAGAGGCCACAATAGAAATACAATCTATAGAACACTGAGCTTGTTCATATTGCGTGTCCGTACCAACACCATGCAACACCGAAGCAGCACACGCCCATATTCTGGTCAGTCTCATTGTTGAGTCGCTAAATTAATAACTGGCTTGGCATTCTCTGGGCTCAATTTGCACTTTGACGGTGACCCACTATTAACACTAGATGAAATACCGCTGATATTCAGATGTTATCAGTGAAGTAGCTTTCgagaatttggtttcgagacctcagagttagaatttgaggtcccaaaatcaagcatctgaacttcgtgtgataagggtgtttttctttcatagttatctcgcaacttcaacgagcaattgagctcaaattttcacaggtttgttatgttttaaTGCATgtggagatacatgtacaccaagtgagaagactggtcttttaaacTTGGCACTTTTTTAAATACTtattttggtgttttgtttacttatttgttttcttcttctaatcAAATGCATTATCAATCAAGTACAGTGATCTTTTGTCTTAATTTACAATTCAGCTCTTCCCCATAATGCGTCAACACATCAACTAAAAAACCAAATTGCACAGCCAACAGTCTTTAAAATATctcataaaacattgtttttcatgtttttagcactgttttgtttcttctaaaATGCAAACCAAGCTGCTGCCAAAGAAATACACGTAGCTGTGTATGCAATTTGGGTGTGGCCAGCCAAGTCTGTTATCTTGAAGATAGAGGGCAGGGCTGCACAATGGTTCAGTATTTTCTAATTGGCTCATCTCAGCATGTCCTCCACTCTGCATGTAATTGAGTATACAACAAGACATCTCTTCTTAATAGATGGaaaattttgcatcagggacgaagaatatcaattttggttttaccaatattcactgatgtgtgttcttggtactttcccgagctttgtgaaaaaaaaatcacaggcacagAGCTCAGAAAAGTACCAAGTTTAAACACATCAGTATAATGCCTACACATGTTGTATGAGTATTATTAATCCCTCTTCTTTTTTAAACACTacttgagcggaatgtttttaatagaaatgctattttaaaggcagtggacactattggtaatcactcaaaataattattagcataaaaccttacttggtgacgagtaatgggaggggttgatagtataaaacattgtgagaaacagctccctctgaggtaacatagttttcgagaaagaagtaattttccacgaatttgatttcgagacctcagatttagaatttgaggtctcgaaatcaagcatcagaaagtacacaacttcatgtgacaagggtgttttttctttcatagttatctcgcaactctgacgaccaatcgagctcaattttcacaggtttattattttatgcatatgttgatacaccaagtgacaagactggattttgacaattaccaatagtgtcaagtgtctttaacttgtttataatgcacttgatcgacattttaatgtaatttttgataTGTGTatacttctgaatttttcgtaattatcgatcaaaaaatcaggccccaacctaaaggttttcaaaaactaaaaacacttctgccgttgacggcgcgcATAAACACAGAGTGAGAACTAGACACGAACCATCACTGTACCATTGCATACCGTCGAGGATTTAAATACACCCACCTAGTCTCAAGTGACCTTGTTTCAACTCACCTTTTACTACCTCCCTCACTCCCCTCTGGCTTTTTGCCCACAAAAAGGTCAATATTTTCTCCACATTCTTAAAGTGCAGGACCTATAATTGATTAAGAGATATCCCAAGGTGTTGATTTCCAAAGCTTACTCAGCATATTACAACCTAACATGAAGGCCAAGAATACCTTTGGTTTGTGGAACTGTCtgattgttaaagacactggacactattggtaactgtcaaagaccagtcttctcacttaatgtatctcaagatatgcataaagtaacaaacttgtgaaaatttgagctcaattggtcatcgaagttgcgtgatataaatgaaagaaaaaacacccttgtcgcatgaagttgtgtgctttcagatgcttgctttcaagaccttaaattctaaatctgatgtctcgaaattaaattcattgaaaattacctctttttcgaaaactacgccacttcagagggagccggttctcacaatgttttatactaccaacctctccccattactcgttgccaagtaaggtttcctgctaataattattttgagtaattaccaatagtgtccaccgcctttaaacgGGAGGACCTATAATTGATTATGAGATAACCCAAGTTGTTAATTTTCAAAGCTTACTCAGCATATTACAACCTTAAATGAAGGCCAAGtattcctttggtttttggaactgtctgattgttttaatcctatgatcaataaaactaacctgcgAACATTTCATTCCAAAGTGGtcacgtttttttttagaacaacaAAAAACGGAGTGAACAGGTAGAAATCCCtagtattgacccatttcacctgacgtcatcatcagaaaaatcttgaatgcgccatactggttgGCAATTTCATTGTGCGTTTTCACATATAAGTgtatgcatagagtatgctgtgcattatgcagtgaagtgtgcattttagacgacgcggcgttaatacacataaacctaacttgcccaccaacatggtgagcgtggcaccagtcgccgcatgtgacgcgcgtgcaaaaGGGGTCAATAGGAGTACACAATCCGAAAAACATCATGCAGCTTGTACAGTAGGCTCgtcagattcaaactttgggggataaaaaatgTCGTCTTTTCATACTACAATTTTAAGTGAGATGATCCTCAAACTGCTTTTCAAGCGCTGCTGTGGAGGTTTTTTGCCATTATgtaattttcaaattaattgataaccaatttaaaagtttttttccaAAGTACAGCCTGAAATTATAATTTTATCTGCATTTTTAGCTTTTTCCGAGTAaaaattttatttgaatttgttaATGATTCATTTTTCTCTaaaaagttttagttttagaatTGTAGTTTTAgagt contains:
- the LOC117293784 gene encoding uncharacterized protein LOC117293784; translation: MESTVLHLAVIWSVACINVCIAINDTSGSSLLASMSTQILHQPTILPSSRTTQHPSQIPTLYPTPYPTPTPSMTTLSHLATVLHTPTPSPTHSARLITGVSSGGVDLQPTQMMNSSLSTSAPFPPPPIPPPFPTPILNRTEIFSLTSMPWPTHSIPAGVSVVYDLVTSTVYETATIYATPSSIAVPGSSATPGMTSRPMESQSFMSTPAPTPSSSFTLPVSSAVPTLGTTPTQANSAADGTTGSVTTSPTLFFPVKLIMILDGECSHVKGQELLFGLAFNKFIAALLEIDVGRISVQKIRCGSVVVDFTVEETSEETLGDKLTHMVDDNEYGFQFDNQNFTVNSAAVINVPNQTTKPPRTGRNGLTFEEEQLLIYIVIGSAMGIVILLSLILLVHHRIRKSCSRHAQSFDIQEEPHIKLSDFNMAHTYIPRPRSIYGSRLNNGAEGTYHTSNGNGTSDHHTGMQNPHYADAEAARDHYHEVVDDRAPAMQTTRLSQDFGRSAVPEMNLPRLEGVYRAGQDEEQIINDNFLRPSLSRRGSDSSTVTRLSATFHAPPDCPPTPPLPSPPRLPSPPPSPPLDPPTLELPPPPPLPPPTPTMFHDGTPLGARLSGISNGSSSEATNSLHGDASFLLYKGCDYDPQPSGIDNPSYETPNLGDDEAPNAHGQRIPSFYNMPPAPV